The following proteins are co-located in the Pectinophora gossypiella chromosome 7, ilPecGoss1.1, whole genome shotgun sequence genome:
- the LOC126368091 gene encoding splicing factor U2af 38 kDa subunit, whose amino-acid sequence MAEYLAAIFGTEKDKVNCSFYFKIGACRHGDRCSRIHNKPTFSQTVLLQNLYVNPQNSAKSADGSHLVVANVSDEEMQEHYDNFFEDVFVECEDKYGEIEEMNVCDNLGDHLVGNVYIKFRREEDAEKAVNDLNNRWFGGRPVYAELSPVTDFREACCRQYEMGECTRSGFCNFMHLKPISRELRRYLYSRRKGGRKSRSRSRERRRRSRSRDRGRRDQRNSRSGRY is encoded by the exons ATGGCCGAGTATTTAGCTGCTATATTCGGTACAGAAAAAGacaa aGTAAACTGTTCTTTTTACTTCAAAATCGGAGCATGTCGACATGGAGACCGGTGTTCACGTATTCACAACAAGCCCACCTTCTCACAGACAGTGCTATTGCAGAATCTATATGTGAACCCTCAAAATTCTGCCAAATCCGCTGACGGAAGTCATC TGGTGGTAGCCAATGTGTCTGATGAGGAAATGCAAGAGCACTATGACAACTTCTTTGAAGATGTATTTGTTGAATGTGAAGACAAGTATGGAGAGATCGAAGAAATGAATGTCTGTGACAACTTAGGCGATCACTTAGTGGGGAATGTGTACATCAAG ttccgacGTGAAGAAGATGCTGAAAAAGCTGTGAATGACCTTAACAACCGATGGTTTGGTGGAAGGCCCGTGTATGCAGAATTGTCCCCGGTGACAGACTTCCGTGAGGCTTGCTGCCGTCAGTACGAGATGGGAGAATGCACCCGCAGTGGCTTCTGCAACTTCATGCATCTCAAACCTATTTCTAGGGAGCTTAGAAG GTATTTGTACTCTCGTCGCAAGGGCGGGCGTAAATCCCGTAGCCGCTCCCGTGAGCGTCGCCGGCGCTCCCGCTCGCGCGACCGCGGCCGCCGCGACCAGCGCAACTCGCGTTCAGGCCGGTACTGA
- the LOC126368029 gene encoding juvenile hormone esterase-like, with protein MSVVETAQGQLKGVVCEKNGAKYIAFKGIPYAKPPVGNLRFKAPEPPDPWEGVRDATEHGPVCPQYNERMERIDPGNEDCLYLNVFTRAVSPPRPLPVMVWIHGGAFYTGSGNSDFYGPEFFMAHDVILVTFNYRLEILGFLCLDNEEVPGNAGLKDQAAALKWVKRNISAFGGDSNNITIFGCSAGAASTSYHLVSKMSEGLFHKAICQSGVCLNEWAYNFYGKQRAFQLGKHLGKDTNDPAELLEFLRSVPALSLVNIQLPPLELKYLDIADSIIFGPVIEKSDLKVEKFLTEPPQDIVKRGQIANVPVILGYTSGEGIEIARKLSGILGFMSMVGAVVPREIKLKMTPEKLKAVDELIRQRYFNGEEVTMKLIQKVSNLESDKLFMYNIRRFARYHVKHTSSPAYLYKFTAETERNYLKKYYKLDSLEGVCHADELPYLFNVTNIEIPLTDESRGIVQTFVQLWTNFASTGRPTTDGQWKPFTETEQNYYVIGKTQTCVLNENQENMKFWDDIYEEIECVCTTDCSST; from the exons ATGTCGGTCGTGGAAACTGCTCAAGGCCAGTTAAAAGGCGTTGTATGTGAGAAAAATGGGGCGAAATATATTGCGTTCAAGGGGATCCCTTACGCGAAGCCTCCAGTTGGGAATTTACGTTTCAAG GCACCGGAGCCTCCTGACCCATGGGAGGGTGTCCGCGACGCAACGGAGCATGGCCCGGTGTGTCCGCAGTACAACGAGCGCATGGAGCGCATCGACCCCGGCAACGAGGACTGCCTCTACCTCAACGTGTTCACCAGGGCCGTCTCCCCCCCGCGACCCCTCCCCGTCATGGTGTGGATCCACGGCGGCGCCTTCTACACCGGCTCTGGCAACTCCGACTTCTACGGACCAGAGTTCTTCATGGCTCACGACGTCATACTAGTCACATTCAATTATAGGCTGGAAATACTAGGCTTCCTCTGCCTAGACAACGAGGAGGTGCCCGGAAACGCGGGACTGAAAGACCAAGCGGCCGCTTTAAAGTGGGTCAAAAGAAACATATCCGCCTTTGGAGGAGACTCCAACAATATTACTATATTCGGGTGCAGTGCCGGTGCCGCATCAACTTCTTACCATTTAGTATCCAAAATGAGCGAAGGGTTGTTCCACAAAGCGATCTGCCAAAGCGGTGTCTGTCTTAACGAATGGGCGTACAATTTCTATGGCAAACAACGAGCATTCCAACTTGGTAAACACCTGGGGAAAGACACCAATGACCCCGCAGAACTACTGGAGTTCTTAAGAAGCGTTCCAGCATTATCTTTAGTCAATATACAATTACCGCCTCTAGAGCTTAAATACTTGGATATAGCAGATAGTATTATTTTTGGACCTGTGATAGAAAAATCTGATCTGAAAGTAGAGAAGTTCCTTACAGAACCACCTCAAGACATAGTCAAGAGGGGGCAGATAGCAAACGTACCTGTAATTCTAGGATATACCTCCGGCGAAGGAATAGAAATAGCACGAAAGCTGTCCGGCATTTTAGGTTTCATGTCAATGGTTGGAGCAGTAGTGCCTAGAGAAATAAAACTGAAGATGACACCAGAAAAACTAAAGGCTGTCGACGAGCTGATTCGACAACGATATTTTAATGGTGAAGAAGTTACAATGAAGTTAATACAAAAGGTTTCTAACTTAGAATCAGATAAGTTGTTCATGTATAATATACGAAGGTTCGCGCGATATCATGTGAAACACACTTCCAGTCCTGCTTATCTGTACAAGTTTACGGCAGAAACTGAAAGAAACtaccttaaaaaatattataaactggATTCGTTAGAAGGGGTCTGCCATGCTGATGAACTCCCGTACCTCTTCAATGTAACAAATATCGAAATACCATTGACAGACGAGTCCAGAGGCATTGTCCAAACATTCGTACAGTTGTGGACAAATTTCGCTAGCAcagg gcgACCGACCACAGACGGACAATGGAAGCCATTCACGGAAACCGAACAAAATTACTATGTTATAGGAAAAACACAAACGTGTGTGTTGAACGAAAACCAAGAAAACATGAAATTCTGGGACGACATATATGAAGAAATAGAGTGTGTATGTACGACGGACTGTTCAAGCACGTAA